The proteins below are encoded in one region of Kogia breviceps isolate mKogBre1 chromosome 8, mKogBre1 haplotype 1, whole genome shotgun sequence:
- the ZBTB43 gene encoding zinc finger and BTB domain-containing protein 43, translating to MEPGTNSFRVEFPDFSSTILQKLNQQRQQGQLCDVSIVVQGHIFRAHKAVLAASSPYFCDQVLLKNSRRIVLPDVMNPRVFENILLSSYTGRLVMPAPEIVSYLTAASFLQMWHVVDKCTEVLEGNPTVLCQKLNHGSDHQSPSSSSYNGLVESFELGSGGHTDFPKAQELRDGENEEESTKDELSSQLTEHEYLPSNSSTEHDRLSTEMASQDGEEGASDSAEFHYTRPMYSKPSIMAHKRWIHVKPERFEQACEGMDVHASYDEHQVTESINTMQTEHSVQPSGVEEDFHIGEKKVEAEFDEQADESNYDEQVDFYGSSMEEFSGERSDGNLIGHRQEAALATGYSENIEMVTGIKEEASHLGFSATDKLYPCQCGKSFTHKSQRDRHMSMHLGLRPYGCGVCGKKFKMKHHLVGHMKIHTGIKPYECNICAKRFMWRDSFHRHVTSCTKSYEAAKAEQNTTEAN from the coding sequence ATGGAGCCTGGAACAAACTCTTTTCGAGTAGAATTTCCtgatttttccagcaccattctGCAGAAACTGAACCAGCAGCGCCAGCAAGGACAATTATGTGATGTCTCCATTGTTGTCCAAGGCCACATTTTCCGAGCACACAAAGCCGTTCTTGCTGCCAGTTCACCCTACTTTTGTGACCAGGTACTCCTGAAAAACAGCAGGAGGATTGTTTTGCCTGATGTGATGAACCCCAGAGTGTTTGAGAACATTCTCCTGTCAAGTTACACGGGACGTCTAGTAATGCCTGCTCCAGAAATTGTTAGTTACTTAACAGCAGCAAGCTTCCTCCAGATGTGGCATGTGGTAGACAAATGCACTGAGGTTTTAGAAGGAAACCCTACAGTCCTTTGTCAGAAGCTAAATCATGGCAGTGACCACCAGTCTCCCAGCAGCAGTAGTTACAACGGCCTGGTAGAGAGCTTTGAGCTGGGCTCTGGGGGCCATACAGATTTCCCCAAAGCCCAGGAACTGAGGGATGGAGAGAATGAAGAGGAGAGCACCAAAGACGAGCTGTCATCTCAGCTCACCGAGCATGAATACCTTCCTAGCAACTCGTCCACAGAGCATGACCGGCTGAGCACTGAGATGGCGAgccaggatggggaggagggggccagcGACAGTGCCGAGTTCCACTACACCCGGCCCATGTACAGCAAGCCCAGCATAATGGCTCACAAACGCTGGATCCATGTGAAGCCTGAGCGCTTTGAGCAAGCGTGCGAGGGCATGGATGTGCATGCATCCTACGATGAACACCAGGTCACAGAGTCCATCAACACCATGCAGACAGAGCACTCGGTCCAGCCCTCGGGAGTAGAGGAAGACTTTCACATCGGGGAAAAGAAAGTGGAAGCAGAGTTTGATGAACAGGCTGATGAAAGCAATTATGACGAGCAGGTGGATTTCTATGGCTCTTCCATGGAAGAGTTTTCCGGAGAGAGGTCGGATGGGAATCTCATTGGGCACAGACAGGAGGCTGCCCTAGCAACAGGCTACAGTGAGAATATTGAAATGGTAACAGGGATTAAAGAAGAAGCTTCCCACCTAGGATTCTCAGCCACCGACAAGCTGTATCCTTGTCAGTGTGGGAAAAGTTTCACTCACAAGAGTCAGAGAGATCGACACATGAGCATGCACCTTGGCCTTCGGCCTTATGGCTGTGGTGTCTGTGGTAAGAAATTCAAAATGAAGCATCATCTCGTGGGCCACATGAAAATTCACACAGGCATAAAGCCATATGAGTGTAATATCTGTGCAAAGAGGTTTATGTGGAGGGACAGTTTCCACAGGCATGTGACTTCTTGTACCAAGTCCTACGAAGCTGCAAAGGCTGAGCAGAATACGACTGAGGCTAACTAA